The Desulfohalovibrio reitneri genome contains a region encoding:
- a CDS encoding late competence development ComFB family protein — MEDIELLCGKCVSKVRNKNEQRVARLMPGVIREVLGDAPDPLDVEDIYALCLNNLRPRYVQTGSIVLREPVDDEDILDELRRAATQVRKHPKHGQKQPAD, encoded by the coding sequence ATGGAAGACATCGAGTTGCTCTGCGGCAAGTGCGTGTCCAAGGTGCGCAACAAAAACGAACAGCGCGTGGCCCGGCTCATGCCCGGTGTCATCCGCGAGGTTTTGGGCGACGCGCCGGACCCGCTCGACGTGGAGGATATCTATGCCCTCTGCCTGAACAACCTCAGGCCGCGCTACGTGCAGACCGGCAGCATCGTGTTGCGGGAGCCGGTGGACGATGAGGACATTCTCGACGAGTTGCGGCGGGCCGCGACGCAAGTGCGCAAACACCCCAAACACGGCCAGAAACAGCCGGCGGACTAG